The window AATTTTGGGCTGAAACCGAACTTGCCATGCCCCAACCGCCCGATCGCCCTCGCCCTTTGCCCGCCCCTCGGCCCCTGGCTGCTGTGCCCCCGCCGCCCGGTGCGCGTCGTTCCCGTGCTCGGCCTCCCGCTCACCAAAATTGGTTGCAAAGTACGGTCGATCGGCTGACCCGGCCCACCACCCCGGAACCGGGCCAGGCCAACGGGCGATCGCCCCGGCCCCGCCCAACGGCCCCAGACCGGCCGCCCACTCGCCGCAGCAAGGGCGACCCCCTGTGGTTACAGGCTTTGCGCACCTTGATTGTGGGGGCTGGTTTAGGGGCGATCGTGGGCACGGTGTTGATGGCCTTTGACCCGGCCATGCGCCAAACGGCTTCCCCCGCTGGCACACAGATTAACCAAGTGGTGCGCCAAGGCCAAAAGCAACTGGCCAGCCCCGCGTTGCCGCCGCCGGGATCCGCCTTTCGCCAGCCGATCGCCTCATTGAGCGATCAGTTTCAAAAAATTGCCGCTCGCTATCCCAGCCTAATTCTTCATGCGGCTGCCTTGGATTTGGATACGGGAGATTTTGCCGCCTGGAACGATAATCGATCAGTCGCCGCCGCCAGCACGATTAAAGTGCCGATCCTAGTGGCCTTTTTTCAGGATGTGGATGCGGGCAAAATTCGCCTTGATGAAATGCTGACCATGGAGGCGCGGTTTGTGGCTCCCGAGGCGGGCACGATGCAATATCAAAAACCGGGCCAAAAATTCTCCGCGATCGACACCGCCCGCCAAATGATCGTGATCAGCGACAACACCGCCACCAACATGATCATGGCCCGCACGGGCGGCTCCGGCCCCCTGAACCAGCGGTTTCAATCCTGGGGGCTACAGGGCACAAGTATCCGCGACTTGCTGCCGGATATTACCGGCTTGAACCGCACCACCGCTCGGGACTTGGTGCAATTAACGGCATTGATTAACCGGGGCGAATTGGTTTCCATGCGATCGCGCGATCGACTGTTGAGCATCATGCGCGGCACGGCAGCCAACAGTCTGCTACCGAAGGGCGTTGGTAAAGGTGGCGAGGTGGCCCACAAAACCGGCACATTGGCCAAGCTGTTGGCAGACACAGGCTTGGTAGACACCCCCAACGGCCGTCGCTACGGAATTGCCGTATTGGCAGAACGGGCCCCCAACGATCCCAAGGCCGCCGAAGCCATCCGCGACTATTCCCGCGCCGCCTATAACCACTTCAGCAACCAGCCCCCGATCGCCCGCTAATGGCGATCAACTTCAGGAAGCGTCCATTGCTCCTGAGTCCAACGCTAACGGAACGGATAACACGGATAGCAAACCCAATTGCTTGCCATTCCGTCATTTTGTGATTCCGTTATGTTGAAACTCGCGCTTTTCCAGCGATGGGGCCATGCTTTCACCCTGGCTCTCATGGCCACCGCCACCCACCCGATCGCGGCCCAGGCCAACGCAGGCCCAACCAACGCGATTCCCGTCACGACAATCCAAACCAACACGGCTCAAGCCAGTACAGCTCAAACCAGTACAACCCAAACCAATCCAACCCAGACCAGCCCAACCCGCCTCACCTGTGAAACCATGGCGACTTGGGGATCCAACACCACCTTGACCTATCAAGTGGCGGGGCCAGTAGCGGGGCCCGAATCTTCCAGCACAACCCCCCTCACCCTCACGGTGTTGACACAAACCCGCAACGGGCATCTGCAAACCCTGATCCGAAACACCGTGGTTCAGGATTATCGGCAATTGGCTCCCGATGCGGACTTTTCCCGCTTGCCCTTTGATGGTGAGTTTCGTGCGCAGCCCAATAATGGCGATCGGCTCTATGGCACACCCGCCTCGGCCCATGGGCTTTACGTCAGCTTGCGACCCATGGCCGGCCAGCCCAAACAAATCCAGATTGTGCATTACTTCGGAGCTGGCAAATTTGCCCGATCGACCATTGGGACTTGCCAAACCGAAACCCCAGCCACCGACGCAGCAGCCCGCCAACTGATTGCCCAACTCCAAACCCACCTGCAAGCCCAAAACTGGGTCGAGGCCGATCGCCTCACGCGCCGCCTGTTGGCCCCCGAATCTGCCACCATGCCATCGGCCGGCCCCGCCTTAACTGACCCGGCCCTGATTCGCGAAATTGACCAAGCCTGGCTCACGGCCAGCAACGGCCGCTTCGGTCTCAGCGTGCAGTTGCGGCTCTGGCAAGCGGCCACCATTGCCCATCCCACCAACCTGGAAGCGGCCGTGAACAACTTCCGCGATCGCGTTGGTTGGAAAATCGCCGCCCCCCGCACCGAACAGGATTTCATCAGCAGCGATTGGCGCAACGAGTCGGAATTAAACCGCTCCCTGCAAAGTCCCGTGGGTCACTTGCCCTGGGCCGGCGTTTCCGACCAAGTGGTGCAGCGGATTGCCGTTCCGCCGCCAGGAGTCCATTGCGGCAGTTGCAGCATTGATGCGATTCAGCTTCGCCATGATCGGTTTTATACCTACATTCCCCGCCTGATGATGCGTTTGAAGTTCGTCTTGGGCTAATCCTCAGGCCGTCAGTTTCGGTTCAGTTCAGCGATCCAGTCAACGTCCCTTCAGGATCGATCGCGGCTTGGGATCAGTGAGTCCTTGCGACGAAAGCGCATCATCTTAATGACAGCCCTATCGATAGCAAGCCTTGGCCTCAATGGACGTTGACTTTGATCAAAATTTGCTACTTTAGAAATCAAAATTTTAGCTAAAGACATATGTTCATGCATTCAAATTCACGAAATCATCAATCAATTGCTTGATTTTTATCGATATAGATTCCAAACCAAATTTTAGTTTAAATTTTTCTCAGATTTATTTTGAATTATTTCCTCAAGGTCATTGTTTATACAAGTAAATGGTCTAATTTGGTATCAATTGATCACAGCGGTAATACTTCTAACAAATCAATTCAGCCTTGAAATGATGGCAGGGATTGCAAAAATCGATTTTTCTTGATAGTTTCGTCAAAGCAGCAAAATACACTATCAAGCAATCATGAGTCAGCATGGTTTTTTGTCTTCTTAAAGCAATCAGTGTTGAATCTGAATTTCAAGAAGCCAAAAACCGGGGGGAATGCAAACTGATTCACGAGGTTGATCCACTTAGTGTTGCAATTTCCCTCTTTATTGGTTGCGGAGCAAAAGTTCATGATTGCGCGCAAAAATTCACCCCAGTATGTAACTGACTTGGAAGAAATTTATGGTGGCCCCACTCAGTCGCTTCTTGGCAGCGCTGTTTTCTATGAGGTTTTGAAGCCCGAAGATGACCTCAGCTACGTAGCGCTGAAGAAGTACAAGTATTTTGTGGGTAAGCACTGGAGTAAGGCTTATCGGGATGCATGGAAGATGGTCTATGGACGATCAATAGATGCACCGCGAGCAATTATTTCAGAGCTGCGATCGTTAAATGACTTCCAGGCTGAACTCTCTGCTTCTCTGATTTTGGACAACATCGATGATGCAGAGGCAGGTCAACGGGCCCTGGTTGCCGCTTTTGATGACCCAAAGATCATTGAACTGACAATTCACAAGATGGGCGATGGAGAAGCAATTTCAGGATTGGTCATTTCTGGCCGCCACGCCAACGGGGAAGCAACATTCTTGGTTTCTATCGGTGATTAGTCATCATCAATTGGTGCTCAGATTGGGCCCAGCGCTTAGGGCCTAGCCCACGATCAATTCAATGACGATTAGCCCGATCGAACCCTTGAGAGTCGATCGGGTTTTTGGGTCTGAAAACTTGCCTTTCAATGCATGGCAGCGGGGATGCGA is drawn from Limnothrix sp. FACHB-406 and contains these coding sequences:
- a CDS encoding GUN4 domain-containing protein encodes the protein MLKLALFQRWGHAFTLALMATATHPIAAQANAGPTNAIPVTTIQTNTAQASTAQTSTTQTNPTQTSPTRLTCETMATWGSNTTLTYQVAGPVAGPESSSTTPLTLTVLTQTRNGHLQTLIRNTVVQDYRQLAPDADFSRLPFDGEFRAQPNNGDRLYGTPASAHGLYVSLRPMAGQPKQIQIVHYFGAGKFARSTIGTCQTETPATDAAARQLIAQLQTHLQAQNWVEADRLTRRLLAPESATMPSAGPALTDPALIREIDQAWLTASNGRFGLSVQLRLWQAATIAHPTNLEAAVNNFRDRVGWKIAAPRTEQDFISSDWRNESELNRSLQSPVGHLPWAGVSDQVVQRIAVPPPGVHCGSCSIDAIQLRHDRFYTYIPRLMMRLKFVLG
- a CDS encoding serine hydrolase, with product MAAKFWAETELAMPQPPDRPRPLPAPRPLAAVPPPPGARRSRARPPAHQNWLQSTVDRLTRPTTPEPGQANGRSPRPRPTAPDRPPTRRSKGDPLWLQALRTLIVGAGLGAIVGTVLMAFDPAMRQTASPAGTQINQVVRQGQKQLASPALPPPGSAFRQPIASLSDQFQKIAARYPSLILHAAALDLDTGDFAAWNDNRSVAAASTIKVPILVAFFQDVDAGKIRLDEMLTMEARFVAPEAGTMQYQKPGQKFSAIDTARQMIVISDNTATNMIMARTGGSGPLNQRFQSWGLQGTSIRDLLPDITGLNRTTARDLVQLTALINRGELVSMRSRDRLLSIMRGTAANSLLPKGVGKGGEVAHKTGTLAKLLADTGLVDTPNGRRYGIAVLAERAPNDPKAAEAIRDYSRAAYNHFSNQPPIAR